The following proteins are co-located in the Solea senegalensis isolate Sse05_10M unplaced genomic scaffold, IFAPA_SoseM_1 scf7180000014836, whole genome shotgun sequence genome:
- the LOC122761590 gene encoding tropomyosin alpha-4 chain-like isoform X3, whose translation MDGVRKKIQALHDQVDKAEERAATLQNELDVERQQRENAEGEVAALNRRIQLVEEELDRAQERLATALQKLEEAEKSADESERGMKVIENRAMKDEERMEIQELQLKEAKNIAEEADRKFEEVARKLVVLEGELEKAEERAEISELKCNDLEEELKNVTNNLKSLEAQSDKYSEKEDKYEEEIKVLSEKLKDAETRAEFAERTVTKLEKTIDDLEENLTHAKDENTEMHQVLEQTLQDLNNL comes from the exons ATGGATGGAGTGAGGAAGAAAATACAAGCGCTCCACGACCAAGTTGACAAGGCGGAGGAGCGCGCGGCGACTTTACAAAATGAGCTGGATGTTGAACGACAGCAGCGCGAAAAC GCTGAGGGCGAGGTGGCAGCTTTGAACCGCAGGatccagctggtggaggaggagctggaccGCGCCCAGGAGAGACTGGCCACGGCCCTGCAGAAACTGGAGGAGGCCGAGAAGTCTGCTGATGAGAGCGAAAG AGGCATGAAGGTGATCGAAAACAGAGCCATGAAAGACGAGGAGAGGATGGAGATTCAGGAGCTGCAACTCAAAGAAGCCAAAAACATTGCTGAGGAAGCCGACCGCAAATTCGAGGAG GTTGCCCGTAAACTGGTGGTCCTGGAGGGCGAGCTGGAGAAAGCAGAAGAGAGGGCAGAAATCTCAGAACT CAAATGTAACGACCTGGAAGAAGAGCTCAAGAATGTCACCAACAACCTGAAGTCACTGGAGGCTCAGTCTGATAAG TATTCTGAGAAAGAAGACAAATACGAGGAGGAGATCAAAGTTCTGAGTGAAAAGCTCAAAGAT gcgGAAACCCGTGCAGAGTTTGCTGAACGAACAGTGACCAAGCTGGAAAAGACCATAGATGACTTAGAAG AGAACCTAACACATGcaaaagatgaaaacacagaaatgcaccAAGTCCTGGAACAAACACTGCAGGATCTTAACAACTTGTAA
- the LOC122761590 gene encoding tropomyosin alpha-1 chain-like isoform X1: MEAIKKKMQMLKLDKENAIDRAEQAESDKKAAEDKCKQLEDDLVALQKKLKGTEDELDKFSEALKEAQESLELSEKKAGDAEGEVAALNRRIQLVEEELDRAQERLATALQKLEEAEKSADESERGMKVIENRAMKDEERMEIQELQLKEAKNIAEEADRKFEEVARKLVVLEGELEKAEERAEISELKCNDLEEELKNVTNNLKSLEAQSDKYSEKEDKYEEEIKVLSEKLKDAETRAEFAERTVTKLEKTIDDLEENLTHAKDENTEMHQVLEQTLQDLNNL; the protein is encoded by the exons ATGGAGGCCATCAAGAAGAAGATGCAGATGCTGAAGTTGGACAAGGAGAACGCCATCGACAGGGCAGAACAGGCGGAGTCTGACAAAAAGGCAGCGGAGGATAAATGCAAGCAG TTGGAGGATGATCTGGTGGCTCTGCAGAAGAAACTGAAGGGAACAGAGGATGAGCTGGACAAGTTCTCAGAGGCCCTGAAGGAAGCTCAGGAGAGCCTGGAGCTGTCGGAGAAGAAGGCCGGAGAT GCTGAGGGCGAGGTGGCAGCTTTGAACCGCAGGatccagctggtggaggaggagctggaccGCGCCCAGGAGAGACTGGCCACGGCCCTGCAGAAACTGGAGGAGGCCGAGAAGTCTGCTGATGAGAGCGAAAG AGGCATGAAGGTGATCGAAAACAGAGCCATGAAAGACGAGGAGAGGATGGAGATTCAGGAGCTGCAACTCAAAGAAGCCAAAAACATTGCTGAGGAAGCCGACCGCAAATTCGAGGAG GTTGCCCGTAAACTGGTGGTCCTGGAGGGCGAGCTGGAGAAAGCAGAAGAGAGGGCAGAAATCTCAGAACT CAAATGTAACGACCTGGAAGAAGAGCTCAAGAATGTCACCAACAACCTGAAGTCACTGGAGGCTCAGTCTGATAAG TATTCTGAGAAAGAAGACAAATACGAGGAGGAGATCAAAGTTCTGAGTGAAAAGCTCAAAGAT gcgGAAACCCGTGCAGAGTTTGCTGAACGAACAGTGACCAAGCTGGAAAAGACCATAGATGACTTAGAAG AGAACCTAACACATGcaaaagatgaaaacacagaaatgcaccAAGTCCTGGAACAAACACTGCAGGATCTTAACAACTTGTAA
- the LOC122761589 gene encoding AP-1 complex subunit mu-1 isoform X2 — MRASRWSFPSCTKLFRFFSEYFKELEEESIRDNFVIIYELMDELMDFGYPQTTDSKILQEYITQEGHKLDTGAPRPPATVTNAVSWRSEGIKYRKNEVFLDVIESVNLLVSANGNVLRSEIVGSIKMRVFLSGMPELRLGLNDKVLFENTGRGKSKSVELEDVKFHQCVRLSRFENDRTISFIPPDGEFELMSYRLNTHVKPLIWIESVIEKHSHSRIEYMIKAKSQFKRRSTANNVEIHIPVPTDADSPKFKTTVGSVKWVPENSEIVWSIKSFPGGKEYLMRAHFGLPSVEAEDKEGKPPISVKFEIPYFTTSGIQVRYLKIIEKSGYQALPWVRYITQNGDYQLRTQ, encoded by the exons ATGCGAGCGTCTCGCTGGTCTTTTCCTTCTTGTACAAAATTGTTCAGGT TTTTTTCAGAATATTTCAAAGAGTTGGAGGAGGAGAGCATTAGAGATAACTTTGTCATCATTTATGAGCTGATGGACGAGCTGATGGACTTTGGTTATCCGCAGACCACGGACAGCAAGATTCTGCAAGA ATATATAACCCAGGAGGGGCACAAGCTAGACACCGGTGCCCCACGACCCCCTGCAACCGTGACCAATGCTGTCTCCTGGAGGTCGGAGGGCATCAAGTACAGGAAGAATGAGGTTTTCCTGGACGTCATTGAGTCAGTCAACCTCCTG GTCAGTGCCAATGGTAATGTTTTACGCAGCGAGATCGTTGGATCAATTAAGATGCGCGTCTTCCTGTCTGGAATGCCCGAGTTGCGCCTGGGCCTTAATGACAAGGttctgtttgaaaacacagGAC GAGGAAAGAGTAAATCAGTCGAGCTGGAGGATGTCAAGTTTCACCAGTGTGTCCGCCTGTCTCGCTTTGAGAACGACCGCACCATCTCCTTCATTCCTCCCGATGGCGAGTTTGAGCTCATGTCGTACCGCCTCAACACTCAT GTGAAGCCCTTGATCTGGATTGAATCGGTCATTGAGAAGCACTCCCACAGTCGGATCGAGTATATGATCAAG GCCAAGAGTCAGTTTAAAAGGCGTTCCACAGCCAACAACGTGGAGATCCACATTCCTGTGCCAACGGATGCTGACTCACCCAAATTCAAGACCACAGTGGGCAGCGTCAAATGGGTCCCCGAGAACAGCGAGATCGTCTGGTCCATCAAGTCCTTCCCT GGTGGGAAAGAGTATTTGATGCGAGCCCACTTTGGTCTGCCAAGTGTAGAAGCTGAAGACAAGGAGGGGAAGCCACCAATCagtgtcaagtttgaaatccCGTACTTCACCACCTCGGGCATCCAG GTTCGATACCTGAAGATCATTGAAAAGAGTGGGTATCAGGCCTTGCCGTGGGTGCGTTACATCACCCAAAATGGAG ATTACCAGCTCCGGACCCAGTAG
- the LOC122761589 gene encoding AP-1 complex subunit mu-1 isoform X1 produces the protein MSASAVYVLDLKGKVLVCRNYRGDVDMSEIEHFMTLLMDKEEEGTLSPILAHGGVRFMWIKHNNLYLVATSKKNASVSLVFSFLYKIVQVFSEYFKELEEESIRDNFVIIYELMDELMDFGYPQTTDSKILQEYITQEGHKLDTGAPRPPATVTNAVSWRSEGIKYRKNEVFLDVIESVNLLVSANGNVLRSEIVGSIKMRVFLSGMPELRLGLNDKVLFENTGRGKSKSVELEDVKFHQCVRLSRFENDRTISFIPPDGEFELMSYRLNTHVKPLIWIESVIEKHSHSRIEYMIKAKSQFKRRSTANNVEIHIPVPTDADSPKFKTTVGSVKWVPENSEIVWSIKSFPGGKEYLMRAHFGLPSVEAEDKEGKPPISVKFEIPYFTTSGIQVRYLKIIEKSGYQALPWVRYITQNGDYQLRTQ, from the exons ATGTCTGCGAGTGCTGTATATGTTTTGGACCTAAAAGGAAAG GTGCTGGTGTGCCGAAATTACAGAGGAGATGTGGATATGTCAGAGATTGAACACTTCATGACCCTTTTGAtggacaaagaggaggaggggacacTCTCCCCAATCCTGGCCCATGGGGGAGTCCGTTTCATGTGGATCAAACACAATAACCTCTACT TGGTTGCAACATCCAAGAAAAATGCGAGCGTCTCGCTGGTCTTTTCCTTCTTGTACAAAATTGTTCAG GTTTTTTCAGAATATTTCAAAGAGTTGGAGGAGGAGAGCATTAGAGATAACTTTGTCATCATTTATGAGCTGATGGACGAGCTGATGGACTTTGGTTATCCGCAGACCACGGACAGCAAGATTCTGCAAGA ATATATAACCCAGGAGGGGCACAAGCTAGACACCGGTGCCCCACGACCCCCTGCAACCGTGACCAATGCTGTCTCCTGGAGGTCGGAGGGCATCAAGTACAGGAAGAATGAGGTTTTCCTGGACGTCATTGAGTCAGTCAACCTCCTG GTCAGTGCCAATGGTAATGTTTTACGCAGCGAGATCGTTGGATCAATTAAGATGCGCGTCTTCCTGTCTGGAATGCCCGAGTTGCGCCTGGGCCTTAATGACAAGGttctgtttgaaaacacagGAC GAGGAAAGAGTAAATCAGTCGAGCTGGAGGATGTCAAGTTTCACCAGTGTGTCCGCCTGTCTCGCTTTGAGAACGACCGCACCATCTCCTTCATTCCTCCCGATGGCGAGTTTGAGCTCATGTCGTACCGCCTCAACACTCAT GTGAAGCCCTTGATCTGGATTGAATCGGTCATTGAGAAGCACTCCCACAGTCGGATCGAGTATATGATCAAG GCCAAGAGTCAGTTTAAAAGGCGTTCCACAGCCAACAACGTGGAGATCCACATTCCTGTGCCAACGGATGCTGACTCACCCAAATTCAAGACCACAGTGGGCAGCGTCAAATGGGTCCCCGAGAACAGCGAGATCGTCTGGTCCATCAAGTCCTTCCCT GGTGGGAAAGAGTATTTGATGCGAGCCCACTTTGGTCTGCCAAGTGTAGAAGCTGAAGACAAGGAGGGGAAGCCACCAATCagtgtcaagtttgaaatccCGTACTTCACCACCTCGGGCATCCAG GTTCGATACCTGAAGATCATTGAAAAGAGTGGGTATCAGGCCTTGCCGTGGGTGCGTTACATCACCCAAAATGGAG ATTACCAGCTCCGGACCCAGTAG
- the LOC122761590 gene encoding tropomyosin alpha-1 chain-like isoform X2: protein MEAIKKKMQMLKLDKENAIDRAEQAESDKKAAEDKCKQLEDDLVALQKKLKGTEDELDKFSEALKEAQESLELSEKKAGDAEGEVAALNRRIQLVEEELDRAQERLATALQKLEEAEKSADESERGMKVIENRAMKDEERMEIQELQLKEAKNIAEEADRKFEEVARKLVVLEGELEKAEERAEISELKCNDLEEELKNVTNNLKSLEAQSDKYSEKEDKYEEEIKVLSEKLKDAETRAEFAERTVTKLEKTIDDLEDELYTQKLKYKATSEELDNALNDMNTL, encoded by the exons ATGGAGGCCATCAAGAAGAAGATGCAGATGCTGAAGTTGGACAAGGAGAACGCCATCGACAGGGCAGAACAGGCGGAGTCTGACAAAAAGGCAGCGGAGGATAAATGCAAGCAG TTGGAGGATGATCTGGTGGCTCTGCAGAAGAAACTGAAGGGAACAGAGGATGAGCTGGACAAGTTCTCAGAGGCCCTGAAGGAAGCTCAGGAGAGCCTGGAGCTGTCGGAGAAGAAGGCCGGAGAT GCTGAGGGCGAGGTGGCAGCTTTGAACCGCAGGatccagctggtggaggaggagctggaccGCGCCCAGGAGAGACTGGCCACGGCCCTGCAGAAACTGGAGGAGGCCGAGAAGTCTGCTGATGAGAGCGAAAG AGGCATGAAGGTGATCGAAAACAGAGCCATGAAAGACGAGGAGAGGATGGAGATTCAGGAGCTGCAACTCAAAGAAGCCAAAAACATTGCTGAGGAAGCCGACCGCAAATTCGAGGAG GTTGCCCGTAAACTGGTGGTCCTGGAGGGCGAGCTGGAGAAAGCAGAAGAGAGGGCAGAAATCTCAGAACT CAAATGTAACGACCTGGAAGAAGAGCTCAAGAATGTCACCAACAACCTGAAGTCACTGGAGGCTCAGTCTGATAAG TATTCTGAGAAAGAAGACAAATACGAGGAGGAGATCAAAGTTCTGAGTGAAAAGCTCAAAGAT gcgGAAACCCGTGCAGAGTTTGCTGAACGAACAGTGACCAAGCTGGAAAAGACCATAGATGACTTAGAAG ATGAACTGTACACTCAGAAGCTGAAATACAAGGCGACCAGTGAGGAGCTGGACAATGCCCTCAATGATATGAACACCTTATAA
- the LOC122761590 gene encoding tropomyosin alpha-4 chain-like isoform X4 — translation MDGVRKKIQALHDQVDKAEERAATLQNELDVERQQRENAEGEVAALNRRIQLVEEELDRAQERLATALQKLEEAEKSADESERGMKVIENRAMKDEERMEIQELQLKEAKNIAEEADRKFEEVARKLVVLEGELEKAEERAEISELKCNDLEEELKNVTNNLKSLEAQSDKYSEKEDKYEEEIKVLSEKLKDAETRAEFAERTVTKLEKTIDDLEDELYTQKLKYKATSEELDNALNDMNTL, via the exons ATGGATGGAGTGAGGAAGAAAATACAAGCGCTCCACGACCAAGTTGACAAGGCGGAGGAGCGCGCGGCGACTTTACAAAATGAGCTGGATGTTGAACGACAGCAGCGCGAAAAC GCTGAGGGCGAGGTGGCAGCTTTGAACCGCAGGatccagctggtggaggaggagctggaccGCGCCCAGGAGAGACTGGCCACGGCCCTGCAGAAACTGGAGGAGGCCGAGAAGTCTGCTGATGAGAGCGAAAG AGGCATGAAGGTGATCGAAAACAGAGCCATGAAAGACGAGGAGAGGATGGAGATTCAGGAGCTGCAACTCAAAGAAGCCAAAAACATTGCTGAGGAAGCCGACCGCAAATTCGAGGAG GTTGCCCGTAAACTGGTGGTCCTGGAGGGCGAGCTGGAGAAAGCAGAAGAGAGGGCAGAAATCTCAGAACT CAAATGTAACGACCTGGAAGAAGAGCTCAAGAATGTCACCAACAACCTGAAGTCACTGGAGGCTCAGTCTGATAAG TATTCTGAGAAAGAAGACAAATACGAGGAGGAGATCAAAGTTCTGAGTGAAAAGCTCAAAGAT gcgGAAACCCGTGCAGAGTTTGCTGAACGAACAGTGACCAAGCTGGAAAAGACCATAGATGACTTAGAAG ATGAACTGTACACTCAGAAGCTGAAATACAAGGCGACCAGTGAGGAGCTGGACAATGCCCTCAATGATATGAACACCTTATAA